TCGACCGCGTGCCCAACCTCCCCGGGCAGAACAGCTAGAGGGAGAGGTCGCGGCGCAGCTTGGCGACGTGGCCGGTGGCCTTGACGTTGTACTGGGCGACCTCGACGGCGCCCTGCTCGTCGACGACGAAGGTGGAGCGGATGACGCCCTGGACGACCTTGCCGTACAGCTTCTTCTCGCCGAAGGCGCCCCACGCGGTCATCACGGACTTGTCGGGGTCGGAGAGCAGCCGGATGCCCAGCGCCTCCTTGTCGCGGAAGCGGGCGAGCTTCTCGGGCTTGTCGGGGGAGATGCCGAGCACCTCGTAGCCCTCCTCGCGGAAGGCGTCCTGGGTGGCGGTGAAGTCGCAGGCCTGCTTGGTGCAGCCCGCGGTCATCGCCGCGGGGTAGAAGTAGACGATCACCTTGCGGCCGCGCAGCGAGGAGAGCGTGACCTCGGTGCCCGTGTCGTCGAGCAGGGTGAAGTCGGGGGCGGGGTCGCCGGGGGCCAGGCGCGGGGCGGGCGTCGTGGTCAAGGGGTCCTCCTGGTGCGTTCGAGCCGGGCACAAATCCGGTACGGGGCTTGTTGCGAACTCTTTGCAACAACGTAGGGTGGGCGACGATGCCCGACCGGCGTCCAACCTAGTCCCACCCACCGACCTGAGCAGGAGCGGCCATGCACGTGCCCGACGGGTTCTTCGACGCCCCCACCTCGATCGCGACGGGCGTCGTGGCCGTCGCCGCCATCGGGGTGTCCCTGCGCGGGGCCCGCCGTGAGCTCGACGACCGCACCGCCCCGATGGCCGGCCTGGTGGCCGCCTTCGTCTTCGCCGCGCAGATGCTCAACTTCCCGGTCGGTGCCGGCACCAGCGGCCACCTGATGGGCGGGGCCGTGGCCGCGGTCCTGGTCGGGCCGTGGACCGCCGTCCTGGCCACCAGCGTCGTCTTCGTCGTGCAGACCCTGATGTTCGCCGACGGCGGCATCACCGCCATGGGCACCAACATCACGGTCATGGGGGTGACCACCGTCGCGGTCGGCTACGGCGTCTTCCGGCTCCTGCAGGCCCTGCTGCCCAAGCGGGTCGCGCTGGTGCCGGTGCTCGCCGGCATCGGTGCCTTCGTCTCGGTGCCGGTCGCCTCGCTGCTCTTCGTGGCCCTCTACGCGGTCGGCGGCGCCGCCCCGGTGCCGCTGGACACGCTGACCACCGCGATGGTGGGGGTGCACTCGCTGATCGGCGTCGGGGAGGGCCTGATCACCTTCCTGGCCGTCGCCGGCATCATCGCGGTGCGTCCCGACCTGGTGCGCGGCGCGCGGCCGGTCCTGGTGGCGCGCACGCTCGAGATCCGCACCGAGACCGCGGGAGCGTCCGCGTGAGCGCCCGCACCGCCCAGGGCGTGAGCACCCGCGCGGTCGTGGTCGGGGCGCTGCTGGTCTCGCTGCTGCTGGCCGGCGTCGTGAGCTTCTACGCCGCCTCCACCCCCGACGGGCTGACCAAGGTCTCGCAGGAGCAGGGCTTCGCCGAGACCGAGACCGAGCACGGCGCGGCCGAGGGCCCGTTCGCCGGCTACGACGCCGGCTTCCTCGACGGCGACCGGCTCAGCGGGGGAGTGGCCGGCATCGCGGGCGTGCTCGTGGTGCTGGTGCTCGGCACCGCCCTGGCCTACGGCGTACGCCGCCA
The Nocardioides marinisabuli genome window above contains:
- a CDS encoding energy-coupling factor ABC transporter permease, encoding MHVPDGFFDAPTSIATGVVAVAAIGVSLRGARRELDDRTAPMAGLVAAFVFAAQMLNFPVGAGTSGHLMGGAVAAVLVGPWTAVLATSVVFVVQTLMFADGGITAMGTNITVMGVTTVAVGYGVFRLLQALLPKRVALVPVLAGIGAFVSVPVASLLFVALYAVGGAAPVPLDTLTTAMVGVHSLIGVGEGLITFLAVAGIIAVRPDLVRGARPVLVARTLEIRTETAGASA
- a CDS encoding PDGLE domain-containing protein — its product is MSARTAQGVSTRAVVVGALLVSLLLAGVVSFYAASTPDGLTKVSQEQGFAETETEHGAAEGPFAGYDAGFLDGDRLSGGVAGIAGVLVVLVLGTALAYGVRRHSDASNDAGTDAGAPRDQTQV
- the bcp gene encoding thioredoxin-dependent thiol peroxidase, whose translation is MTTTPAPRLAPGDPAPDFTLLDDTGTEVTLSSLRGRKVIVYFYPAAMTAGCTKQACDFTATQDAFREEGYEVLGISPDKPEKLARFRDKEALGIRLLSDPDKSVMTAWGAFGEKKLYGKVVQGVIRSTFVVDEQGAVEVAQYNVKATGHVAKLRRDLSL